From the Clupea harengus chromosome 15, Ch_v2.0.2, whole genome shotgun sequence genome, one window contains:
- the LOC105901194 gene encoding enoyl-[acyl-carrier-protein] reductase, mitochondrial, which yields MLRSVLRRVLGGGQGWGAGPRRPIQSCSALVYRKHGPDLDQLRMEQWDLPAVGAHSVRLQILAAPVNPADINMMQGTYPILPEFPAVGGNEGMGEVVEVGAGVSSVRVGDWVIPVDAGFGTWRTEAVCDAADLLSVPRDVSLLGASTVSVNPCTAYRMLHDFQHLRPGDTVIQNGANSAVGQAVIQIAAALGLRTINIVRDRPNYEGLAAELKARGADHVMTEDELQRTGLGHILQEVPRPRLGLNCVGGVSGGLVLTSLDSGGTLVTYGGMAKKPLQIPAKSLIFQNISLKGFWMTQWKRNNRKDFHLLQSMVDALCAMLRSGQLTPPTCVLVPFQNYRQAIQATVQPHQCKQVLLMH from the exons atgctgaGAAGTGTGCTGCGGAGGGTGCTGGGTGGAGGTCAGGGATGGGGTGCTGGACCTAGGAGGCCCATCCAGTCCTGCTCAGCGCTGGTGTACAGGAAACATGGACCAGACTTAGACCAGctcag GATGGAGCAGTGGGACTTACCAGCGGTTGGTGCACACAGTGTCAGATTACAGATTCTTGCTGCTCCTGTGAATCCTGCAGACATAAATATGATGCAAG GAACCTATCCCATTCTCCCAGAGTTCCCAGCAGTGGGTGGGAATGAGGGGATGGGTGAGGTCGTGGAGGTGGGCGCTGGGGTCAGCTCAGTGCGTGTAGGGGACTGGGTCATACCTGTGGACGCTGGGTTTG gaaCTTGGAGGACAGAGgcagtgtgtgatgctgcagACCTGCTGAGTGTCCCCAGGGACGTGTCCCTCCTGGGGGCTTCCACCGTCTCAGTCAACCCCTGCACGGCCTACCGGATGCTGCACGACTTCCAGCACCTCaggcctg GGGACACAGTGATTCAGAACGGTGCGAATAGCGCAGTCGGGCAGGCAGTGATCCAGATTGCTGCGGCGCTGGGCCTGAGGACCATCAACATCGTCCGAGACAG GCCCAACTATGAGGGTCTGGCTGCAGAGCTGAAGGCCAGGGGAGCTGATCATGTCATGACCGAGGACGAGCTGCAGAGGACAGGACTGGGCCACATATTACAG GAGGTCCCGCGGCCCCGGCTGGGTCTGaactgtgtggggggggtgagcGGAGGGTTAGTGCTCACCAGTCTAGA CTCTGGGGGGACTCTGGTGACATATGGTGGCATGGCCAAGAAGCCCCTTCAGATCCCAGCA AAGTCTCTTATATTCCAAAACATCTCCCTGAAAGGATTCTGGATGACCCAGTGGAAAAGAAACAACCGAAAAg ACTTCCACCTTCTGCAGTCTATGGTAGATGCCCTCTGTGCCATGCTGAGGAGCGGTCAGCTCACCCCTCCCACGTGTGTCCTAGTCCCATTCCAGAACTACAGACAAGCCATACAGGCCACTGTGCAGCCACATCAATGCAAACAAGTGCTACTCATGCactaa